The Daphnia magna isolate NIES linkage group LG6, ASM2063170v1.1, whole genome shotgun sequence genome segment TACtttgctctttttctttcactttcCTTAACTTACTTAACCTAATTAATAgatcaaaatgaaaattaccGTGTATTGCGTGGTTGTATTGGCAGCCTTGGTTGCCCCGTCGCTGGCCGCAAGGACAGTTTCGCAAGCTGGTTACGACCTGATCAAGGGTTTTGAAGGCCTGAGTCTAGTCGCCTACCAGTAAGATTTTGTTTgcataatttcatttttcacattCGTAATTTGAATTATTTCACTAATAATTTGCAGGGATATTGGAGGTGTCTGGACAATTGGTTACGGCAACACTCGCTATCAAGATGGAAGTCCCGTTCGACAAGGCGACACCATCACTCAAGCAGGTGCTGATGACCTTTTCGAGTACTGGGTCGATGAGTCGGTGAGTTACTTTTCTGTCTACAATTTTCTTCTAAATAGTATTGAGAAAAACTGCTTTAATAAtgagtaattatttaaaaatttagttCGCACCAGAAGTAGATCGTCTGGTCGGCAACGGCGTCGTTCTAAGGCAGCAACAGTTTGATGCCCTAGTTTCGTTCACCTACAACATTGGTGTTGGTGCTTTCTCCAGCTCAACTCTACTTGCCAAAGTGCGCGTTTGGCCCGATGATCCAACCATCCGAGATGAATTCATGCGATGGGTCTATGTAAACGGAGAAGTTTCTCAAGGACTCGTTAACCGCCGTGAAGCTGAAGCCGATTTTTACTTTTCATAAAACTTTCAATCATTTCCAATAGTACCTGATCCATGCAAAATTAACCCATTAAATAAAATCCTAATATTGGAGAAATAATTACCTTTGAATCATAGTTGAATTTGAAGATACCTAATATCTCTGTTTTAGGACAAATTcataaaaacagaaatttattCAAGACATTTCATTACATACATACTTTTAAAACGTGTTAATTGATTAAAAGTCAAATGTGTCAgcttcttttaaaattattgCAGCTTCAGTGAGTTCTTCAGCATGACAGTTCAAATCAACAGCTTGCTTTGCAGCACTTTTTAgattctccaaaattttcttAGCCCCAAGTTttagttcttcttttttgtatgGCACTGACTGCCTCTTGTACTTCTGCACATTAACAACTTCTGAAGCCACCTCCAAAGACATCTGgtaaatatatgtatattgcagcaatcattaaaacaaaaaaactaaaatatgAATCAGGGATACCATTCTTTTTTGCTCAATGGCCAAAGTTTTCTGTAGTACATCTCGACATGCTGTTGTCCCTTGCCTTCTCTTGCCAATTATTTCCATCACAGTTTTTTCATGTTCCATTGCCTCTATAGCATTTAATTTGTGTGGTAAAGTTTTAATGTGGAGTGTAACacaaaaataattgttttgtcTTAATTTTTCGGTACCTTTAGTTTGATCCATTTCTGTGCTACATGCATGCTCATCTTCTTTGAAATAAACAGTATTGATGGCTGATGCCAAATTTGAAGGAAAGAACtatttaaaatacaaaatcatTTAGCAGATGGTGTTGAAGGGAATGTTACAGACTTTTTTACTTTCAGAAAGAGTTCAGTTGGGCTTGACATTGAATCATCCCCTCCTTTGGTTCCAtgacaatttaaaatttccCGTGTAGCCTCTTCGACACACTTCAATATCTGAACCGAAATATCTTTGGAAGAGTTCATGCTCACTAAAATAATACTAAAATAAACGATAATctatttcataaaaaaaaaaggcgccGTAAACAATTGGAAatcaacaaattttcaaaCTTCAACCAACTATCAACGGTGCCAGATCACTCTCCACAtaattaattgaaaaataaaatatgtcGACTAATTAGCGTgcgattttaatttaatttcacCAAATAATGATTGataatcaaattcttttaattttttattttcaacaatGGAAAATTATAGAACGAATTCAACGAAAAATGTATTTCCTCTGTTTCTCAAAACTGCCACCAGATGATCTTCAATAACCGTTGCGCGCCATTATTGTGAAACGAGAGGAAAAAAGTGTTTGGTGTTGGCTAgcaaattattcaaattagCAAAAGAAGGATGGGGCCgcaacgaaagaaaaatgaaaaaactcGGAATCGAATAGAAAACTCCGAGAATCAGATGCAAATTTCTGAATCTCTTAAAGTAAAGGCGAACAAAATTCGTTTTCAGAACAACAAAATAGCACTCAAGGATTTGACAAACAAGTCAGTAATTACCCCATTGAAAAACATGGGCAATACTACAGATAAAGAAGATGGTCCTGATTCTGATCAAAAGCAATCAATTAACCAACCCTTTGGTCGACAAACCAGAAGTAAAGCAAAAACATTGGTTTCATCAAGTCCCATTGATAACcacaaaaagcaaacaaattGCAAGAATAAAAGTTTATTGGATACTTTGTCAAAGACAGAACATCCTGTGGATAACAAACATCAGGAAGAAACAGTAAATGTGGGAATAAATCGTAGCAACGGTGTGAAATGCTCGAGGAAAACCAGACAAACAGTAAAAAAGCCATCAAGTTCACCAGAGAACCAGAACCCTGAAACAGCAGATAATGTCAGCCAACCCAATGGGAGCCCTGTTCAAACATCCATCCAACAGATTCTCGTTAACTTTCCTAATGTAGCAGAAACAGATGACATGGGTAAAACTGATAATTCCTCTGAAaaagggccacttccaacaGGTGTGTCAGGTAAGTCTACTATTTTTTTCATCTAGGCAGataccataatttttttgttttttttcaaattaataGGGTTAATTTCCAATTCTGATCTGGGAGAAACAGTACACAACTTGACAAGAAATATGGGGAAACCACACAATATATCAAATGTGAACAAGTCTAATGATACGAAAAAGGTCTCACCTGAAGTATCTGCGAAGTGTACAAAATATGATATCGAGGAAACACTACCCTGTCAAACAAGATCTCAAACTTTACAGTCCGCTATTTTGAAGAACGAAAAAAGTCCTCAGTTCAAAAAGAAGGGAACATCCACAGCTTCAAAACCGAAAAGGAAAACCGCACTAGAAAAATGGATTGAACAGGCTGGTGAGGTATCGTTACTCGACGGTTCATCGTCGTTATCCGGATCCTGTCGAAAATCTGCCCGCTTGTCCACTCCAAAACTTTCTTCTGGGAAACTGACATCTACGAAGAACGAGTCAAAATTGAGTTCCCCCACATCTGCAACGAAGCGGACTTTGATGGCAAAAAAAGTTCCCGTTTGGAGGACTGAACCAAAACCAGAACTCTTGCACTCGGCCGTCGATGATATTTACGGTGTGGAGTATGATTCAAGCGAATGTaaaccagcaaagaaaaagagaacgaGAAAGCCAAAAAAGGAAGATGATGTTTTCAAGGCCAGCAAAAGCGTCGTGGCTCCTAAACAAACCAAACGACTTTTAAGAACTGCTGCTGTTAAAACGGCAGGTGTACAGAAATCCCCCGTTGGATCAAGAAAAGGGACAAAGCCACCAATAACCGATAGAGCCGCTGCAAACgatactacaccactgctcaAAGCGGTTGCTGAAAAACTTAGCAAAATCACTGAGCACGTGATTGTTGACGAAtcggaaaaagaagagggtCTTGATGATATTAGCCACATTTATCCCATTGCTAATCAATCAACTAGCATCGATGATGTCACGTTGCCAGAAAATACGGATGCCGATCATGAACTATGTTCAGAGGAAAGGGACAAGTCTACTGAATCTGGTGTTCTCGCGGGAGATTTCGAAGAGACTCAACAGGTCATACCGTCCCATTCTGATCAAGTGGAAGCCAATATGGAAAACCTTTTTGGATTTGAAGAT includes the following:
- the LOC116924676 gene encoding lysozyme RrrD, whose protein sequence is MKITVYCVVVLAALVAPSLAARTVSQAGYDLIKGFEGLSLVAYQDIGGVWTIGYGNTRYQDGSPVRQGDTITQAGADDLFEYWVDESFAPEVDRLVGNGVVLRQQQFDALVSFTYNIGVGAFSSSTLLAKVRVWPDDPTIRDEFMRWVYVNGEVSQGLVNRREAEADFYFS
- the LOC116924674 gene encoding uncharacterized protein LOC116924674 isoform X2 gives rise to the protein MNSSKDISVQILKCVEEATREILNCHGTKGGDDSMSSPTELFLKFFPSNLASAINTVYFKEDEHACSTEMDQTKEAMEHEKTVMEIIGKRRQGTTACRDVLQKTLAIEQKRMMSLEVASEVVNVQKYKRQSVPYKKEELKLGAKKILENLKSAAKQAVDLNCHAEELTEAAIILKEADTFDF
- the LOC116924674 gene encoding uncharacterized protein LOC116924674 isoform X1 — encoded protein: MNSSKDISVQILKCVEEATREILNCHGTKGGDDSMSSPTELFLKFFPSNLASAINTVYFKEDEHACSTEMDQTKGTEKLRQNNYFCVTLHIKTLPHKLNAIEAMEHEKTVMEIIGKRRQGTTACRDVLQKTLAIEQKRMMSLEVASEVVNVQKYKRQSVPYKKEELKLGAKKILENLKSAAKQAVDLNCHAEELTEAAIILKEADTFDF
- the LOC116924680 gene encoding microtubule-associated protein futsch isoform X2, which codes for MGPQRKKNEKTRNRIENSENQMQISESLKVKANKIRFQNNKIALKDLTNKSVITPLKNMGNTTDKEDGPDSDQKQSINQPFGRQTRSKAKTLVSSSPIDNHKKQTNCKNKSLLDTLSKTEHPVDNKHQEETVNVGINRSNGVKCSRKTRQTVKKPSSSPENQNPETADNVSQPNGSPVQTSIQQILVNFPNVAETDDMGKTDNSSEKGPLPTGLISNSDLGETVHNLTRNMGKPHNISNVNKSNDTKKVSPEVSAKCTKYDIEETLPCQTRSQTLQSAILKNEKSPQFKKKGTSTASKPKRKTALEKWIEQAGEVSLLDGSSSLSGSCRKSARLSTPKLSSGKLTSTKNESKLSSPTSATKRTLMAKKVPVWRTEPKPELLHSAVDDIYGVEYDSSECKPAKKKRTRKPKKEDDVFKASKSVVAPKQTKRLLRTAAVKTAGVQKSPVGSRKGTKPPITDRAAANDTTPLLKAVAEKLSKITEHVIVDESEKEEGLDDISHIYPIANQSTSIDDVTLPENTDADHELCSEERDKSTESGVLAGDFEETQQVIPSHSDQVEANMENLFGFEDPENYPPASTVDKTVEKQFVKSTPIKQQMVTECFVSLSPVRKVAKATRTSVNRPARIDEDVARDLIRGIRPLQPVMDKQKHPSLRQYIKDVAEVDRDGEDNEQKTQVPPTPPTVFSQPPRRSYSKRELRTVKRTILQADDDDFEPSDEEVSSKKMKKRVGGKTIQKKNKRDEEEEQWCKVMNSHFEDIDKFNLSS
- the LOC116924680 gene encoding microtubule-associated protein futsch isoform X1, with the translated sequence MGPQRKKNEKTRNRIENSENQMQISESLKVKANKIRFQNNKIALKDLTNKSVITPLKNMGNTTDKEDGPDSDQKQSINQPFGRQTRSKAKTLVSSSPIDNHKKQTNCKNKSLLDTLSKTEHPVDNKHQEETVNVGINRSNGVKCSRKTRQTVKKPSSSPENQNPETADNVSQPNGSPVQTSIQQILVNFPNVAETDDMGKTDNSSEKGPLPTGVSGLISNSDLGETVHNLTRNMGKPHNISNVNKSNDTKKVSPEVSAKCTKYDIEETLPCQTRSQTLQSAILKNEKSPQFKKKGTSTASKPKRKTALEKWIEQAGEVSLLDGSSSLSGSCRKSARLSTPKLSSGKLTSTKNESKLSSPTSATKRTLMAKKVPVWRTEPKPELLHSAVDDIYGVEYDSSECKPAKKKRTRKPKKEDDVFKASKSVVAPKQTKRLLRTAAVKTAGVQKSPVGSRKGTKPPITDRAAANDTTPLLKAVAEKLSKITEHVIVDESEKEEGLDDISHIYPIANQSTSIDDVTLPENTDADHELCSEERDKSTESGVLAGDFEETQQVIPSHSDQVEANMENLFGFEDPENYPPASTVDKTVEKQFVKSTPIKQQMVTECFVSLSPVRKVAKATRTSVNRPARIDEDVARDLIRGIRPLQPVMDKQKHPSLRQYIKDVAEVDRDGEDNEQKTQVPPTPPTVFSQPPRRSYSKRELRTVKRTILQADDDDFEPSDEEVSSKKMKKRVGGKTIQKKNKRDEEEEQWCKVMNSHFEDIDKFNLSS